In the genome of Gallus gallus isolate bGalGal1 chromosome 21, bGalGal1.mat.broiler.GRCg7b, whole genome shotgun sequence, one region contains:
- the DDI2 gene encoding regulatory solute carrier protein family 1 member 1 isoform X1, which produces MLLTVFCLRRDRSELTFSLQVDADFELQNFRALCELESGIPAAESQIVYAERPLTDNNRSLASYGLKDGDVVILRQKDTVEPRPSIRFPALPRIDFSSIAVPGTSAQQRQSPAQRLRPSPPDAPSFSQGLENPALLREMLLANPHELSLLKERNPPLAEALLSGDLDKFTRVLLEQQQDRARREQERIRLYSADPFDLEAQAKIEEDIRQQNIEENMTIAMEEAPESFGQVVMLYINCKVNGHPVKAFVDSGAQMTIMSQACAERCNIMRLVDRRWAGIAKGVGTQKIIGRVHLAQVQIEGDFLACSFSILEEQPMDMLLGLDMLKRHQCSIDLKKNVLEIGTTGSQTAFLPEGELPECARLAYGAGREDVRPEEIADQELAEAIQKSVEEAENSDKETTSLEMPSLPASDGFQNPVQSSGLSSKICNPTNQLLDRSIFSPVSTRLSKASLTEPIDPKAVKSFESSTECQITPEKDYPLVLQHLSNISSLANNDHSLQTEEVNCCSPACLSQNTLEETFLADSLMECNTIEQGCGEEPLLEVTKENSLTDSTTKLGQIKNASLPSELKEPKQKNKLTIKHQMYKEPEKFEHLEEQTDKTDLEHPGNIGGVEKPAVEEEGRTVSQPESPPAEMREGRLEKADLSCVKGHIQASCSCVHMEVDTAERSVAEVHISASKQKWQAKNGRALDLNSDASSMELESLKSATSLSDAASTSDVLQSKSTSEIPTKCNELSNLTSENSSSPSIIHQQDTDLCRHLEEPCFSLASALKELHKLLISCKGECKVLTSEVSQLEMVCKEQVQQKGFSEDERKGLDPDGQQQSSSSFNVRSEGGKKERSQPCNSGTENVSLESVTHMESASGEDAFEIPKFSGKSDLIVVTSAGKSDQQESSEQAKVLPEWFLSSTLEQSTVSSQPALDEGTSQDIQASLTRAPERSSSSAPDSPASLGGCEEPLPSPPAESTELSLVASPPAFSPADVDRILGAGFTTQEALEALEQADGNADLALLILLAKSIVVPT; this is translated from the exons ATAGTCTATGCGGAGAGGCCTCTCACTGACAACAACAGATCCCTGGCCTCCTATGGCTTGAAAGATGGAGACGTGGTGATTTTACGACAGAAAGATACCGTAGAGCCACGGCCCTCAATCCGTTTCCCAG CTCTGCCAAGGATAGACTTCAGCAGCATTGCGGTTCCTGGGACGTCGGCGCAGCAGCGTCAGTCACCAGCACAGCGCCTTCGTCCGTCGCCTCCCGATGCGCCTTCGTTCTCTCAGGGTTTGGAAAACCCGGCATTGCTACGGGAGATGTTGCTTGCGAATCCCCATGAGCTGTCCCTGCTGAAGGAGCGCAATCCGCCTTTGGCGGAGGCGCTGCTCAGTGGAGACCTAG ATAAATTTACCAGGGTATTGCTGGAGCAACAGCAGGACCGAGCCCGACGGGAACAAGAGAGGATCCGACTGTATTCAGCTGACCCTTTTGATCTTGAGGCCCAGGCCAAGATAGAAGAAGATATAAG GCAAcaaaatatagaagaaaatatgacGATAGCAATGGAAGAGGCACCTGAGAGCTTTGGCCAGGTGGTGATGCTTTATATTAACTGTAAAGTCAATGGACATCCAGTGAAAGCCTTTGTTGACTCAG GTGCCCAGATGACCATTATGAGCCAAGCTTGTGCTGAAAGGTGCAACATAATGAGGCTGGTGGATCGGCGGTGGGCTGGCATTGCTAAAGGTGTGGGCACTCAGAAAATAATTGGCAGAGTGCACTTAG CTCAGGTTCAGATCGAAGGGGATTTCCTGGCGTGTTCCTTCTCCATCCTTGAAGAGCAGCCCATGGACATGCTTCTCGGACTGGATATGCTTAAGAGGCATCAG TGTTCCATTGATCTCAAGAAGAATGTACTGGAGATTGGCACGACCGGCTCACAGACTGCTTTCCTCCCAGAGGGTGAGCTCCCGGAGTGTGCCAGGCTGGCTTATGGGGCCGGGCGGGAAGACGTGCGGCCAGAGGAGATTGCTGACCAGGAACTAGCAGAAGCAATACAGAAGTCTGTAGAGGAAGCAG AGAATAGTGACAAAGAAACTACCTCACTGGAAATGCCCTCATTACCAGCTTCTGATGGGTTTCAAAATCCAGTCCAGTCTTCAGGACTAAGTTCTAAGATCTGTAATCCCACAAATCAATTACTTGATCGATCTATCTTTTCCCCTGTTTCAACTCGCTTATCCAAAGCTAGCCTCACAGAGCCCATTGATCCTAAAGCTGTCAAGTCATTTGAATCTTCAACTGAATGCCAGATCACCCCAGAAAAAGATTATCCTCTTGTGTTACAGCATCTTTCCAATATCTCTTCCTTGGCAAATAATGACCACTCTCTTCAGACTGAGGAGGTGAATTGTTGCAGTCCAGCTTGCCTTTCACAGAATACActtgaagaaacatttcttgCTGACAGTCTAATGGAATGTAACACTATAGAACAAGGCTGTGGTGAGGAACCTCTTTTGGAAGtgacaaaagaaaatagtttgACTGACAGCACTACTAAGCTTGggcaaataaaaaatgcatctcTGCCTTCAGAACTAAAGGaaccaaaacagaagaacaagcTTACCATAAAACATCAGATGTACAAAGAACCAGAGAAGTTTGAGCATCTGGAGGAACAAACTGACAAAACTGACCTAGAACATCCTGGCAACATTGGTGGGGTTGAGAAACCTGCTGTGGAAGAAGAGGGCCGTACAGTCAGCCAGCCAGAAAGTCCTCCTGCAGAAATGAGAGAAGGTAGACTGGAGAAAGCAGATCTTTCCTGTGTGAAAGGGCATATCCAAGCATCCTGTAGTTGTGTGCATATGGAAGTGGATACAGCTGAGCGTTCTGTAGCTGAAGTGCACATCTCAGCAAGCAAGCAGAAGTGGCAAGCCAAGAATGGAAGGGCATTGGACCTGAACTCAGATGCCTCTTCTATGGAATTGGAGTCACTGAAGTCTGCAACTTCCCTGAGTGATGCAGCTTCCACCTCTGATGTGTTGCAGTCTAAAAGCACAAGTGAAATACCCACAAAGTGTAATGAGTTGTCCAATTTAACATCTGAAAACAGTTCTTCCCCCTCCATCATTCATCAACAGGACACCGATCTGTGCAGACATTTAGAAGAGCCGTGTTTCTCTCTAGCATCAGCCTTGAAAGAGCTTCACAAACTCTTGATCAGTTGTAAAGGAGAATGTAAAGTTCTTACATCTGAAGTCTCTCAGCTGGAAATGGTTTGCAAAGAGCAAGTACAACAGAAGGGGTTTTCTGAAGATGAGCGGAAAGGCTTAGATCCAGATGGCCAGCAACAGAGTAGTTCCTCCTTTAATGTGAGATCtgaaggtggaaaaaaagagaggagcCAGCCTTGCAATTCTGGCACAGAAAACGTTAGTCTTGAGTCTGTCACTCACATGGAATCAGCTTCTGGAGAAGATGCTTTTGAAATTCCAAAGTTTTCAGGTAAGAGTGATTTGATTGTAGTGACTTCTGCAGGGAAATCTGACCAACAAGAGAGCTCTGAGCAGGCAAAGGTTTTGCCAGAATGGTTCCTAAGTTCAACTTTGGAACAGAGCACTGTTTCCTCTCAGCCTGCTTTGGATGAAGGTACATCTCAAGATATTCAGGCATCACTCACAAGAGCACCTGAGAGAAGCAGTAGTTCTGCTCCTGACAGCCCAGCGTCATTGGGTGGGTGTGAGGAGCCACTGCCTAGCCCACCCGCTGAGTCCACTGAACTTTCCTTGGTTGCTTCACCACCTGCTTTCTCTCCAGCTGATGTTGATCGAATCCTTGGTGCTGGCTTTACCACGCAAGAAGCTCTGGAGGCTTTGGAACAAGCAGATGGGAATGCAGATCTTGCTCTTCTCATTTTGCTAGCCAAGAGTATTGTTGTTCCTACATAA